A stretch of Imperialibacter roseus DNA encodes these proteins:
- a CDS encoding CitMHS family transporter, with protein MSKKLSPVVALIIVPIATALIGGFTTEIVTYITDGVKTISTTAVMFIFAILFFGILMDAGTFEPVIKRLLKAAGNDPARITVVTAILAMIVHLDGSGAVTFLVTVPAMLPLYDAIGMKRTTLATVVALAAGTMNILPWGGPTIRAASALEVPVTELFNPILIPVICGLLAVLGIAWYLGKKERSWVNEQGQVIDSTMAIEKDISLHRPKLIWLNTALIVISITALIAALAPPHVIFMIAFVIAITVNYPNLKEQRERIDAHAKAALLMASILFAAGCFTGILKGSGMIEAMAATAVNYIPSGIGNHLALMTGVVSMPASLLFDPDSFYFGVLPLLGTTADHFNGEAIEVARAAILGQMTTGFPVSPLTGATFLLIGLTGVDLGDHQRKTIPWAFLVTMIMLTMSILIGAISF; from the coding sequence ATGAGCAAAAAACTGTCTCCTGTAGTGGCGCTCATCATTGTGCCCATTGCCACTGCGTTAATTGGCGGGTTCACAACGGAGATCGTCACCTATATTACCGACGGAGTGAAAACCATTTCTACCACGGCGGTGATGTTCATCTTTGCTATTTTGTTTTTCGGCATCCTGATGGATGCCGGCACTTTTGAGCCTGTTATCAAGCGCCTATTGAAAGCCGCTGGTAACGACCCGGCACGGATTACTGTCGTTACAGCCATTCTCGCCATGATCGTCCACCTCGATGGCTCCGGTGCGGTCACCTTTCTGGTCACAGTGCCAGCTATGTTGCCACTTTATGATGCCATCGGAATGAAAAGAACTACATTGGCTACAGTGGTTGCCCTGGCAGCTGGTACCATGAATATTTTACCCTGGGGTGGGCCGACCATCAGGGCTGCGTCAGCGCTCGAAGTGCCGGTGACCGAGCTATTCAATCCTATTTTAATCCCTGTGATTTGCGGGTTGCTGGCGGTACTGGGAATTGCCTGGTATCTGGGAAAAAAGGAGAGAAGCTGGGTGAATGAACAAGGGCAGGTCATTGATTCCACTATGGCTATCGAAAAGGATATTAGCCTCCATCGGCCAAAATTAATTTGGCTGAATACGGCGTTGATCGTTATTTCCATTACTGCACTCATTGCTGCCCTCGCACCGCCACACGTCATTTTCATGATCGCCTTTGTCATAGCCATCACGGTGAATTACCCCAACCTTAAGGAGCAAAGAGAGAGGATTGATGCACATGCAAAAGCAGCTTTGCTAATGGCTAGCATTTTGTTTGCTGCCGGATGCTTTACCGGCATTCTGAAAGGCTCGGGCATGATAGAAGCCATGGCGGCTACGGCTGTTAATTATATTCCGTCGGGTATTGGTAATCATCTGGCCTTGATGACGGGAGTGGTGAGCATGCCCGCCAGTTTACTGTTCGATCCGGATTCCTTCTATTTCGGGGTACTACCATTGCTGGGAACAACCGCTGATCACTTCAATGGTGAGGCCATAGAAGTAGCCAGAGCAGCCATTTTAGGTCAGATGACCACCGGCTTTCCTGTAAGCCCGCTAACAGGCGCTACTTTTCTGTTGATTGGTCTCACAGGGGTGGACTTAGGTGATCATCAGCGGAAAACCATTCCGTGGGCTTTTTTAGTCACAATGATTATGCTGACAATGTCGATCCTCATTGGTGCGATAAGTTTCTAA
- a CDS encoding acyclic terpene utilization AtuA family protein has protein sequence MKKKIRIGGGAGFSGDRLEPAVVLAEKGDLDYLVLECLAERTIALAQKRKQADPSKGYDPLLERRIRSLLPHLVKNKVRLITNMGAANPLAAVDKVLEIAKELHLSVKVAAVTGDDVFGQIDPAQQAMETGRPLKEAGQLLSANAYIGIDAILPALESGADIIITGRVADPSLFLAPMVYAFGWETDDYDFLGKGTVIGHLMECAGQITGGYFMDPGKKDVPNPAQLGFPIAEVSADGSAVISKVNGTGGVINLMTSKEQLLYEVVNPHEYYTPDVIADFTSVRLKEIGKDMVHVSGGGGKAKPATFKVSVGYQAFWLGEGEISYAGTNALQKAKLAGQIIEERLKDRMDDLRVDLVGVNAIFRGAFDQQIEPAEVRLRVAGRAQKMEVASLVGEEVEALYTNGPAGGGGARKYVNEIVGIVSVLLARGLVVPQVTVKDI, from the coding sequence ATGAAGAAAAAAATAAGAATCGGCGGTGGGGCAGGTTTTTCTGGCGACAGGTTGGAACCGGCAGTTGTGCTTGCCGAAAAAGGCGACCTCGATTACCTTGTATTGGAATGCCTGGCCGAGAGAACAATAGCCCTGGCTCAGAAGCGAAAGCAAGCCGATCCGTCCAAAGGATATGACCCACTACTCGAGCGGAGGATAAGGTCGCTACTGCCACATTTGGTGAAAAACAAAGTAAGGCTGATCACAAATATGGGTGCAGCCAATCCCCTGGCTGCAGTTGACAAAGTGCTGGAAATAGCCAAAGAGCTGCACTTGTCAGTAAAGGTAGCCGCCGTAACTGGCGACGACGTTTTTGGGCAAATAGATCCCGCTCAGCAGGCAATGGAAACGGGGCGCCCACTTAAGGAAGCAGGGCAGCTCCTTTCTGCCAATGCTTACATCGGCATAGACGCCATTCTTCCTGCCTTGGAATCGGGTGCCGATATTATCATTACTGGTAGAGTGGCGGATCCGTCGCTGTTTCTGGCACCTATGGTATATGCATTTGGCTGGGAAACGGACGATTACGACTTTCTGGGAAAAGGCACCGTGATTGGTCACCTGATGGAATGCGCCGGACAAATTACCGGGGGCTATTTTATGGATCCGGGTAAAAAAGATGTACCGAATCCCGCCCAGCTGGGCTTCCCAATCGCAGAGGTGTCGGCCGACGGATCGGCGGTCATCAGTAAAGTGAACGGCACTGGTGGCGTGATCAACCTAATGACAAGTAAAGAGCAGCTACTTTACGAGGTAGTAAATCCTCATGAGTACTACACGCCTGATGTGATTGCAGACTTTACCAGTGTGAGGCTAAAGGAAATTGGCAAGGACATGGTGCATGTTTCTGGTGGCGGTGGCAAGGCGAAACCCGCTACTTTTAAGGTGAGTGTAGGATACCAGGCATTTTGGCTTGGAGAGGGAGAAATTTCGTACGCAGGCACTAATGCGCTTCAAAAGGCTAAGCTGGCAGGACAAATTATCGAAGAGCGGCTGAAAGACAGAATGGATGATTTGAGGGTAGACCTTGTCGGGGTAAATGCTATTTTTAGAGGAGCTTTTGATCAACAAATTGAGCCGGCTGAAGTGAGGTTGAGAGTAGCTGGCAGAGCACAGAAAATGGAAGTGGCTTCGCTGGTGGGTGAGGAGGTTGAAGCCTTGTACACCAATGGCCCGGCAGGGGGTGGGGGTGCCAGAAAATACGTCAATGAGATTGTGGGCATTGTGTCGGTTTTATTGGCCAGAGGCTTGGTTGTTCCACAAGTAACTGTCAAAGATATATGA
- a CDS encoding AtuA-related protein, with product MKLYDIAHSRAGDKGNTSTLSLIPYDETDYPMLCEQVTVEAVSKHMKGIVAGEIRRYEMPNVYALLFVCEKALLSGVTTSLALDTHGKSLSSALLEMEI from the coding sequence ATGAAATTATACGACATAGCGCACAGCCGGGCAGGCGACAAAGGAAACACTTCCACGCTTTCCCTGATACCCTACGATGAGACGGACTATCCGATGCTTTGCGAGCAAGTGACAGTGGAAGCTGTGAGCAAACACATGAAGGGAATTGTAGCAGGTGAAATCAGACGATACGAAATGCCCAATGTTTATGCGCTATTGTTTGTCTGCGAAAAGGCGTTACTCAGTGGCGTTACCACCTCTCTCGCCCTCGACACGCATGGGAAAAGCTTGAGCAGTGCTTTGCTGGAAATGGAAATATAA
- a CDS encoding carboxylesterase/lipase family protein: MKKVFYILCSLLFGSSMLIAKQVVQIKSGKVAGIATPDGQVVSYKGIPFAAPPVGDLRWKAPQPVKPWEGVKECTAFGPSPMQGKPAPFSMWSQEFLIPEEPISENCLYLNVWTGAKSPKEKRSVLVWIYGGGFQSGGSGVPIYDGEAMARKGIVFVSINYRVGVFGFLAHPELTKESPNSASGNYGLMDQVAALKWVKENIAAFGGDPDNVTIAGQSAGSMSVNCMVATPLAKGLFNKAIAESGASFGRNQQALAPAEEAGVAFAKSLGATGLADLRKLSPQELMKGQLGIRGPIIDGFVLPQHIADIFAEGKENPVDLLTGWNQDEGLLFGPVKNATDFETQINQQYGSNAGKVLTYYPASDDAEAAQSQLDLSRDMIFGLQNYAWANVQAKQGRTSVYVYRFTRKVPGTGEYAKYGAFHTGEVPYAYDNLEFVDRPWEAVDRKLEATMSTYWANFVKTGNPNATGLPEWPIYKPDSQQVMLLGTKAEAKPIADGEALDTMTAILSANK, translated from the coding sequence ATGAAAAAGGTTTTTTATATCCTTTGTTCCCTGCTGTTTGGCTCGTCCATGCTAATAGCAAAACAGGTTGTTCAGATCAAATCAGGAAAAGTAGCTGGCATCGCTACACCCGATGGTCAGGTGGTCAGCTACAAAGGCATCCCTTTTGCTGCGCCGCCGGTCGGTGATTTGCGTTGGAAAGCCCCTCAGCCCGTAAAACCGTGGGAGGGGGTAAAAGAGTGCACAGCATTTGGACCAAGCCCGATGCAGGGCAAACCCGCTCCGTTTAGCATGTGGAGCCAGGAATTTCTAATTCCGGAGGAACCGATCAGTGAAAATTGCCTGTACCTCAACGTCTGGACTGGAGCAAAGTCTCCCAAAGAAAAGCGTTCGGTATTAGTGTGGATCTATGGAGGAGGCTTCCAAAGCGGCGGCAGCGGCGTGCCTATTTATGACGGAGAAGCCATGGCCCGCAAGGGAATTGTGTTTGTAAGCATCAACTATCGGGTGGGGGTGTTTGGCTTTCTGGCCCACCCCGAACTAACGAAAGAGTCACCAAATAGCGCTTCCGGCAACTACGGGTTGATGGATCAGGTGGCAGCTTTGAAGTGGGTAAAAGAGAACATCGCAGCTTTTGGCGGTGATCCTGACAATGTAACCATAGCCGGCCAATCCGCCGGTTCTATGAGTGTCAACTGCATGGTGGCGACTCCTCTGGCAAAGGGGCTGTTCAACAAGGCAATTGCCGAAAGTGGAGCCAGTTTTGGAAGAAATCAGCAGGCCCTCGCACCAGCGGAAGAGGCTGGCGTTGCTTTTGCGAAATCTTTGGGTGCTACTGGCTTGGCAGACCTAAGAAAACTGTCTCCACAAGAGCTCATGAAGGGTCAGCTGGGGATCAGAGGCCCGATCATAGATGGCTTTGTACTTCCTCAGCACATTGCCGATATTTTCGCCGAGGGCAAAGAAAACCCCGTTGATTTGCTCACCGGCTGGAACCAGGACGAAGGCTTGCTTTTTGGGCCTGTAAAAAATGCCACTGACTTCGAAACGCAGATCAATCAACAGTACGGAAGCAATGCCGGAAAAGTACTGACCTACTACCCGGCATCCGACGACGCTGAGGCCGCTCAATCACAACTTGATCTGTCACGTGACATGATCTTTGGACTCCAAAATTACGCCTGGGCCAATGTGCAGGCAAAACAGGGAAGAACCAGTGTGTATGTGTACCGGTTTACCCGAAAGGTGCCAGGCACAGGTGAGTATGCCAAATATGGCGCATTTCATACCGGAGAGGTTCCCTACGCCTACGACAACCTGGAGTTTGTTGATCGTCCCTGGGAAGCTGTAGACAGGAAACTGGAAGCGACGATGTCTACCTACTGGGCTAATTTCGTCAAAACAGGAAATCCAAACGCTACGGGCTTGCCCGAATGGCCTATTTACAAACCGGACAGCCAGCAAGTGATGCTATTGGGAACTAAAGCTGAAGCAAAGCCGATCGCCGACGGCGAAGCATTGGATACTATGACGGCCATTTTATCTGCGAATAAATAG